In Brachionichthys hirsutus isolate HB-005 unplaced genomic scaffold, CSIRO-AGI_Bhir_v1 contig_1202, whole genome shotgun sequence, the genomic window AACCGGGACGGTCCCACCGCTCACCAGGCCAGCGCCCTTCGTGGCGAGGGCAGCTCCAAGCTCGTCAGCGGTGCATTTCTCAGGTACCAGGTGGAGGTCCTGGTTGAGGATGGGCCCCACGTCAAACCTGGGATGAGCAGGCATGTTTAATGCAGTGGGGGGCAGAAAGCCCCGCTGACTGTCCCACAGGCACACCTGTgaggacggatctggatgaccGTGACTCCCGTCACGCTGTCGCCGTGCATGATGGTATGGAAGATCGGTGCCGGGCCGCGCCACCGCGGCAGGAGGCTGGGATGAACGTTCAGAACCCCACTGCACAGAAGCACAAAGCAAGTTCAGTCCGGGAAGGGATCCCCGGGGGCTGCTGGGACGTGGGGGGGGCGTCTCGGTTCCAGCCGGGTTCAAAGCAGAACCGCACCGCACCGGTGGACGGGCTGCACTCACTACGGGAACCTGCTGATCAACGTCTCCGGAAGCAAGCAGCCGAAAGACACGACCACGCCGACGTCAAACCGCCCGTCCACGCTGGGGGGGGGCCAGCTGTGGAccgggaggtggtggtggtgggcgAACCTCCTCACTGGGACGTCACTGGGCAACGTCACGACTTCGACAGACTCCACGATCCCTTCCCCGGAACGGCTGGAAACAGAAGGCGGAGGTCAGGCGGAGGTCGTTCACTCCATTTAGAAATGCCAGGATAACGGAATAAAGCAACGCAAAATAACTAAAACACATGTGTgtatacacacgcacacacacgcacacacacacacacacacacacacacacactgcagggacACTGCACCCCTCCCAGACCCCTGCCTGGACCATCACACGTTGCTAGCCTTCATCGCCGGTTCAATAACCCGATCAGAGAACCCGTCGGTGAACCTCAGAGTCGTTTTGTGTCCTTCCTTGATGTCATTAGACGAGGGCCGATAATCCATTCAGCTGGCCAGCAGTGGACAGTATAATCtccagaataataataatccagaaTCATCCCAGTGATGCTATTCCTTGTCATGTTCATGGCAAACAAACAGGGATGATAGATAATGTAATACAATATTCATGCATCCTCCCGACCGCGTGGCCCGTTACCGGGCCCGTTACCGGctcgtgctggagcctgtcccagcagcaaACGgcagaggcggggcacaccctggacaagtcgccagttcatcacagggccacacacagagacgatcATTCACACAAGCGAGTGAAACCAACTCAACTAATTTGGATTTTTGGTGGGAAATGGGACTCGAACATGTGACCAGCAGGAGGGTCAGAGGTTCCAATCCCATTAATATACTAAATGTATTGTGTACATTACCGGGAAGTACACAAAGTACTCCTCCCGCATTCGAACACATGACGCGCCGTTAAGTGTTCGTACCTGCTGGATCTGAGGCGCTTCAGAGATTCCACAGCGAACTGATCCGAACCGAAGAACAGGAGCCTCCACGGGGGCCCCGAAGAGGAGCCTCCCCGGGGGCTCCACGGGGGCCCCGAAGAGGAGCCTCCCCGGGGGCTCCACGGAGGCCCGGAAGAAGAGGCTCCCCCCCGGGGGCTCCACGGGGGCCCCGAAGAGGAGCCTTCCCGGGGGCTCCACGGGGGCCCCGAAGAGGCTGCCCCCCGGGGGCTCCACGGAGGCCCGGAAGAAGAGGCTCCCCCCCGGGGGCTCCACGGAGGCCCGGAAGAAGAGGCTCCCCCCCGGGGGCTCCACGGAGGCCCGGAAGAAGAGGCTCCCCCCCGGGGGCTCCACGCCTTCGCCTCGGTCCGACTCCTCCACGCGCGGCGCTGGAGGCGCTCGAGGATCCGCACGGAGGCTGCCGCTCCCGCTCCCGCTCCCGCCGCCTTCCCGTTCGCCCACATGCCCACCGGGACTCAACGCGTCGGGGCAAACGGGTTCATTACACAGCCCGACCGGGCGCCGCCATGTTTTCCCCTACAGCGCCGTgaccgtcctcctcctcttcgttgGTGGTTATTGTGATTACATCTCtttactgccacctactggacgCTGACGTAATCGTAGACTTCACgtgggggggtcatgtgaccgacccccccccccccatcaaattCGGTCTTTTTCATGGAAATggatgttcattcattttaagtTCTTTAACATCCAacatcaaatattttatttacatctcATCTCGTGAACTAATATCTACTCACAACAAAGTTCAAGATTAGCCATTCAAACGGCTTTTATtagcaacaggaaatgactgtTTGATCATGAAGTCATTGAATTAATAGTTGTGACGTCAGTGATAGCACGCGTGAATAAACTGTCAATAGTATAAACGCGTGCACGTGTGCTGATGTGTTTGTGGCGCACAGTTTGCTGTCGCTCACGTCACATGCATGCGCTGCCTTTATTTGGACCATACCACTTTACACTCGGGCCGGGGGGACTGCGCGACACGTCACCGGCTGCACAGAGCTCTGCGTAACAGAAAGGCTTAGTACGTGAAGGGTTCGCTCTTAAACTGTTGTCTTTTATTGGCtgccattttaatttattgcGAAGAAATCCTTGCATGCCCGGGTAGCTCGtcccagctcccccccccccccccagccgccgGGTGGTGACGGCGCAGCCATTTTACAGCGACCGCTAGCAAAACCTTAAAAGCGACAAATCACAACTTGACCAGTTAAGTTGTTTACAGAACTACAGCATCGGTAGCATCGTTAGCATCGTTAGCATCGCGCCGACGCGCACCCCAAAAGGCCGTTTGTTTTCGGCACGGGTCTCGTCGACGTCCGGGTGAGTAGCTCCGCGTGGGTTCgagctagctagcgttagcagcGCGCGAGGCTACCAGCTAGCTTCGTGTTTAGCTCCGGTGTTTAGTTCGCTTCGCAGCTGGTTGTCTGGGCCTGATCCGGAACACTTTAATCCGGTTCACGGGATTATCTCGTGCACGGCAGCTATTTTAGTCTGCATAAGCATGCTACGGCTATCGTGACTAGCAGGGATGGGGTTTATGAAGGGTGTATCTTTATCGCTATTACGCAAAAAGCGCGCACGTGACGCCGACCGAACACGGAAGTCACTGTTACCTGTCCCGCACCTGTCGCCTCGGCGCTCGGCCCGGGCTGCAGTGATCCGGCTGGTTCTCCATTTGAGGCGACTTTTGACTCTATTTACTTGGAGTTTCTCCGAGTGTGTAAAAACGATCTGATAGTTTATATTTGATTATATTCCTGTATAAACGGTACacggagtgtttttgtttgttggttgcAGTGATCGTCATGCTTTAAGCTGTGACTTTGGAGGACTTGTTTGAGCTACTATGAGCTTTGAGATGGAtcgatactttattgatcccaaacGAAACTCTATAACCCATTTCTCTTtcatacacaaacatacattCAGCTGTCAAAGGCATATGATGAGGGATTGGGTGCTCGGAATACATTCCAACTTCATGTTTAATCTAACTTTATTGAACTTTTTTGATCCCCAGTGGAGGCATTCTTACACGTgatacgcacacgcacacacacacacacacacaaacaacaggCCCGTAGACATCAAACGGTGGAGAGATTGTCGAGCAATGGGCAGCCATGTAGCGGTGCCCTTAGCAGCAGCTTGCGGGGTATGGTGCCCTGCTCAAAGGCACCTCGACAGTGCTCAGGCAGTGAACTGACACCTCTCCAGGTACCAGTTCACACTCCATGCCGGACGTGACACGGCTGCCCTCCGGTCCTGAGCTTTTCTTTGAGCCAGGCTTTCATGTATATTAATGGTTGGTCGTTTGTGCACTCGGGGTGGGACTTTAACCCGCGTTATGGCGACGGAGTTGCGTCTTTGTTGCTGTTCCGGTGGCCGGACAGATGCTAGCTCAGCTGTTCTACATGCGTTTCACTTTGTTACTCGGGGCTGCACCTCCCAGAATAGTTTAGTAACTGGGTGTTCCACCGAAAAGACCGACAACTCGAATAGAATTTTACTTGGTTACAAATCAGTTCCTAATATATGTAGGAAAATAAAGCATTGCACTTAATAAACAACCAACTGGTGTCCTTCTGGGGAAATCTGCTTGTTTTTGCGTTACGTTATGCGTCTCTGTTTGGGAGGCAGATCTGTTGGTTGTTAACACACCATGGACGGGAACTCCAAATGAGAGTCCGTGCATATTTTCACACCATTCtgtgaaaagaaacacatttactggaatgcaattaaaaataaatacaattacttTGCATTTTCTCTTAGGTATCAACGTAAGGCACAGATAAAAGGAACAAATGAACACTGCTTGTGTCTCCTCTAGGGGTATTGTTATGAGGCAGGGGGACCCCGTGTTCCATTTCTTCTCCAGATGTCGCCCCCATGTCAGCCTCTGCTGTAACGCTCGTCCACCTGTCTGCTGTCGGTGTCTCACAGACCTCGCTTCATATTTTCTTtgataactttatttttttaatctgttttgtGAAGAGGGTTCTTGGTGGAAGCTTGTAATCGAGGTGAAATTGGAACTCGTTGCTTTGAAGTTGCCGTCCTCGACGGGGCTTTGCTGGCACAAGTCTGACTCAATCATGTTTAAAATAGTCTTAGTCAGCTCAGCTGCTTGCTCAAGGGTACATGGTGGGGCTTTGTACACAAAATTGAGACTAATGATTCACTGAAAAAGCAGGAAGACAATCTCGTAGTGTTACAGTAGCTTCATGGTTATGCAGCTCCGCGCCGCACTGGGAACACGTCTGGGGTGTACCACGCCTCGCCTGTAGTCGGGCGCGTTGGGCTCTAACGCGCCTGCAGCACTGAAGACGTGCTACAGTAGGACGATCCTGCAACGAGCCCACATTAGGACGTCCTGCTTCAGCTCCAGTCTGAGGTGCTCCTCGTCTGTCATGCGTCTTCCCTTTTGTCGTCGCCCACATCTGCTTCCTGTGTTTGGTGGGCAGCACGCACGCCTTGTGCCACACTGAAAATAATCCGTGTGAAACACCGTAAATTGTACTTTACGATTTACTGGATGATTACCCGGAGATGAGGAattaatgattatttttggaGTCAAGGTATCGAATCGTTTCAACCCATTTACTCTCCATGGTCTATAATGGATGTAACTACAGTCCAGAGTAGTATGTGTAATTAATATTTCCTGTATAGAGCAGTACACAGTTTGTAAAAGTAgccaaattacccccccccccccccacacacacacacaatcttctctaacagtataaaataaaataatctacaTTAGATATCCTCCCATTGATTGGTGCACCGGGAATAGTGTTCTACGCTACGGAGGAGATGCCCAGCCGCCAACCTCTAGTCAGCACATGAGATGAGAAAAATCTGTTCAAAGGCACAACCAATGTATTCTAACGGTTTAAGGTTCCTCTGTTTTATTAGAATTGTATCCAGCGCTCGTGGAAAGGgcccctgtgtgtgttctgcttagCACGAGTTACTGACTGAAGCTGAGAACCTCAGCCCGTCTTATGTCCAgatgttttctgtttattttcgttgtgtaattgtttttgtgttgtggGTCCTGTTTTTGTGTGCGCTAGAGATAGTAGTGCGAGGCCCTGGATGGATAACCCGGAGCCCGACACGGTGTATGCGTCTCCAGAGCAACCTGGGCGGCCCACTCTCCCCCTCCATAACTCTGACATTTCAGACTTGGCTCTGGAGAGGTAAGAAGCCTTCATCTTATTATAATCGCCTCTGTAagggtgcgttcacactgcgccaaggggactcggttcctttgggagcaaattcctgcatttataattcgctgaaaggtctgcgttcacactgatttctttGCGAAACGACCTTTCGGAGCAGCGttgcgtggctgaaagggcgctcgtcgattggacaaaataggaggggaagtcccgccctctcccatgttttttcttttgactgcGCCTTtatggctgctgctcattcaaggagggaagctcatttagttctggcctccatcataaatgttacacaacgctagtcgtttctaacaaacacaaagtcgctgtggatccgtaaagtctccggatcagttcagaacaacggaatgagaaactatcgctgttgatcagctgattctccgctccgcgctggactgttaaagcaccgtggagctgctgaacaaaagattaaagtattataacgcatatttagttcatgaaatctacacacagcggtacacaTTTCACTACttgtagtttttctggtaactgagcttcccctgcagagcagcttggagtactcgctgtacttcctctaccggagatgtaccgcgtagcatcactacgtacagctgatcctgcctttgctccgcccaaaggaaccgagaccctccttttcaggcggacttttttggtcctctccagagtccggatgcacgttcacaccagcccaaacggagcggattatccgaggaaaggaactctggtcagtttaaaagggagcaaacagcggcagtgggaacgcacccttagGGTGTGAAAGCGTATCCGGACTCTGgcgaggatcaaaaaagtccgcctgaaaacgtgggtctcggttcctttgcaagagaaccctgctcCGTTCCGTCAGCAgcgtgaaagctcaccggagcaAAGGcgggatcagctgtacgtagcgCCGCTACGCGGTGCacctccggtagaggaagtacagcgagcactccaagctgctctgcaggggaagctcagttaccagaaaaactacaaGTGGTGAAAtgtgtaccgctgtgtgtagatttcattaactaaatatgcgttataatactttaatcttttgttcagaaccagctacgtatcaccggtaactgacgcagctccacggcgctttaacacaGTCAAGAATGAGCATCGAaactggacggtcattggataaatgctgggctttgtcccgcccatcagtGTCTCTGGGGCATGGTGATTGGATGATCTGCCTGAGGCCTTTTTCATTGACAGTGAAATCAGCGAATCGGCGATCTTGAAACGCCCGTAAACATTGCCCAAGTGTTTCATTCCGTAGtactgaactgatccggagactttacggatccccagcgactttgtctttgttaaaagcgtttttctttgatattttaaaccgtgttaactttttattttctgtatttctgtatttctttgctgttcttatattatgtacactgtggaaagcgactttgagtttccagaaaagcgctatataaataaaatgtattattattattaacatttatgatggaggccagaacaaaatgagcttcccctccgtgaatgagcagcagccgtaacggcgcactcaaaacaaacatgggagagggcgggacttccccttctactttgtccaatcgacgagcgccctttcagccacgcgacgctgctccaaAAGTTCACTCCGCgaagaaatcagtgtgaacgcagacctttcaactaattatgaatgcaagaatttgctcccaaaggaactgagtcctcttggtgcagtgtgaaagcggCCTTAAAGTTTGGGAGGCAACaggagcttctgtttctgcCGTCTTTACCGAGATCTGCGAATtagtgggaaaacggatttgttgcgTCTTCCAAAGCTATgatgtctgcgctctccgagtacCTTTCTAGTATTTGCTTGTATGTTGACTAGTTTTTTTCTAAGCAGGAATAAAGCTGTTATTCTAATATAATATActatattttataatttttcAGAGAATTTCTTCCATTTCTTTCTTCAActcctgaaaataaatatttctctaTGGAGTTCCACTCTAGACGTGTGTATAGCGAA contains:
- the LOC137916545 gene encoding methionyl-tRNA formyltransferase, mitochondrial-like, yielding MWANGKAAGAGAGAAASVRILERLQRRAWRSRTEAKAWSPRGGASSSGPPWSPRGGASSSGPPWSPRGGASSSGPPWSPRGAASSGPPWSPREGSSSGPPWSPRGGASSSGPPWSPRGGSSSGPPWSPRGGSSSGPPWRLLFFGSDQFAVESLKRLRSSSRSGEGIVESVEVVTLPSDVPVRRFAHHHHLPVHSWPPPSVDGRFDVGVVVSFGCLLPETLISRFPYGVLNVHPSLLPRWRGPAPIFHTIMHGDSVTGVTVIQIRPHRFDVGPILNQDLHLVPEKCTADELGAALATKGAGLLMDTLRTLPEKLARKTEQRQTGGTFAPKVSTSMSWVLWEEQTCDHIDRLYRSIGSRIPLRTTWMGTTVRLLELVGRGHVSLSDEEKRPAPGSVRYQKDSNTLAVCCKDGWVSFQAVCLKKRLTAADFYNGYLHKSSGGHFVSRK